From Streptomyces sp. NBC_00775, one genomic window encodes:
- a CDS encoding TetR/AcrR family transcriptional regulator has product MSEATREKLLEGALRTLVEQGIAKTSARSIAATAGVNQALVFYHFGSVDELLSEACRYGAERRVARHRERLAEIGSLAELLSFGREMHEVERAEGYVAVLGQLLAGAQTHPRIAPATAAGLDLWIAEIEKVLTRVLPATPLDGFADPVGLARAVAASFVGIQLYEGVDPAGAASALASLEQLAVLITALESLGPVAQRAIRHHLRRTTR; this is encoded by the coding sequence GTGAGTGAGGCGACCAGGGAGAAGCTGCTTGAGGGGGCGCTGCGGACGCTCGTCGAGCAGGGGATCGCGAAGACCTCGGCCCGTTCGATCGCGGCGACGGCCGGGGTCAATCAGGCGCTGGTGTTCTACCACTTCGGGTCCGTGGACGAGTTGCTGTCGGAGGCGTGCCGGTACGGGGCGGAGCGGCGGGTCGCTCGCCACCGTGAGCGTCTCGCCGAGATCGGGAGCCTTGCCGAACTTCTCTCCTTCGGGCGGGAGATGCATGAGGTCGAGCGGGCGGAGGGGTATGTCGCCGTGCTGGGCCAACTCCTTGCCGGGGCGCAGACGCATCCGCGTATCGCGCCTGCCACGGCGGCCGGACTCGACCTCTGGATCGCGGAGATCGAGAAGGTCCTTACGCGGGTCCTGCCGGCGACGCCCCTCGATGGATTCGCCGATCCGGTGGGGCTCGCCCGTGCGGTCGCGGCGTCCTTCGTCGGTATCCAGCTCTACGAGGGCGTCGACCCGGCCGGGGCCGCCTCCGCCCTCGCGTCCCTCGAACAACTCGCCGTCCTCATCACGGCCCTCGAGTCCCTCGGGCCGGTCGCCCAACGA
- a CDS encoding DUF4166 domain-containing protein, translating into MTSIFRTVMGADFERLHPELQRRFSVGLSSGEACTGRGVMDRIWHGRGFVKPFLALGTTRNILVPRTGRHVPFTIENVPYADGFGRETVTFVRTFDLPGRSRRFDAQMVLSPKGDRVLDYLGTHQHLASDLFFRAEPDGSLLIQSGEHRFREGPVDVRVPELVGGEAEVRESFDDATGRFRIQVRVVNRHFGPLFGYSGSFRATYTDIRARGVRAGLRPVREEARA; encoded by the coding sequence ATGACCTCGATCTTCCGTACGGTGATGGGCGCGGACTTCGAACGCCTCCACCCCGAGCTGCAACGCCGCTTCTCCGTCGGCCTGTCGAGCGGCGAGGCGTGCACCGGGCGCGGTGTCATGGACCGGATCTGGCACGGGCGCGGCTTCGTGAAGCCCTTCCTGGCGCTGGGCACCACGCGCAACATCCTGGTCCCGCGTACGGGCCGGCACGTGCCCTTCACCATCGAGAACGTGCCGTACGCCGACGGTTTCGGGCGGGAGACGGTGACGTTCGTGCGCACCTTCGACCTGCCCGGCCGCTCGCGCCGCTTCGACGCCCAGATGGTGCTGAGCCCCAAGGGCGACCGCGTCCTCGACTACCTCGGCACGCATCAGCACCTCGCCAGCGACCTGTTCTTCCGCGCCGAACCCGACGGCTCCCTGCTGATCCAGTCCGGCGAACACCGCTTCCGTGAGGGTCCCGTGGACGTCCGGGTGCCCGAACTCGTCGGCGGCGAGGCCGAGGTGCGGGAGTCCTTCGACGACGCCACCGGCCGCTTCCGTATCCAAGTCCGCGTAGTGAACCGCCACTTCGGGCCGCTCTTCGGCTACTCGGGCTCCTTCCGGGCGACGTACACCGACATCCGTGCGCGCGGTGTGCGCGCCGGTCTGCGGCCGGTCCGTGAGGAGGCGCGGGCGTGA
- a CDS encoding MTH1187 family thiamine-binding protein codes for MIVAFSVTPLGVGEDVGEYVADAVRVVRESGLPNRTDAMFTSIEGEWDEVMDVVKRAVAVVEERAPRVSVVLKADIRPGVTDGLTSKVETVERHLSA; via the coding sequence ATGATCGTCGCTTTCTCCGTGACACCGCTCGGCGTCGGCGAGGACGTGGGGGAGTACGTCGCCGACGCCGTCCGAGTCGTCCGCGAGTCGGGTCTGCCGAACCGCACCGACGCGATGTTCACCTCGATCGAGGGCGAGTGGGACGAGGTGATGGACGTCGTGAAGCGCGCCGTCGCCGTCGTCGAGGAGCGCGCGCCGCGCGTCTCGGTCGTCCTGAAGGCCGACATTCGGCCCGGTGTGACGGACGGTCTGACCTCCAAGGTGGAGACGGTGGAGCGGCACCTGTCGGCCTGA